The Apium graveolens cultivar Ventura chromosome 3, ASM990537v1, whole genome shotgun sequence sequence ctggactcctctcaacatgaccCGGGAGGAAATCTTGAAAGAAGTCAAAGACAAGCCTTTCTATTATCCTCCGAAGCCGATGCAAACTCCTCCGGAGAGCAGGCCCTACAATAGGCAGTGTGATTATCAGGAAACCCATGGCCACAAGACAGAGAATtgcttatcactcaagtacttcattgaggACCAAGTGAAAAAGGGGAATATGAACAAGTACTTGGTTCGGGACAACAGCAGAGGGGAAGCGCAGAAGAAAGGAAAGAATGTAGTCAATGTGGTCCTAGGCGGATCCTACTCCCCACCCCGGAACCCGGACTTCGGCAAAGAAGTACTTTCAATCCAATCACTCCCAGAcctggtgatatccttcagcagcaaggactacGAAGGAGTCAACCCTCATCACAATGCAGCTTTGGTTGTCACTCTAGACATTTTCGATAATGAAGTAAGAAGGATGCTCATAAACAATGGCTCTTCAGTAAACATCCTTTTCAAGCACACAGTGGATAGAATGCAGTTAGGAAACGTCCGCTTAAATGAATGTCGAGAAGACCCACTATATGGCTTCGGCCATAACTtagtcccgatccaaggaactttATATCTGCCAGTCATCTTTGGATCTGCTCCTAACCAAGTGACTCGTGTCATCAAGTTTTATGTGATCAGCGCTCCTTCCTCATACAACGGAATCATTGGCAGATCAGCTCTAACCATCatgcaagcaataacttcaatctcccatctcaagatCAAGTTCCCAACCCCGACAGGAGTCAGGGAGATTAAAGGAGATTACGGAGTTGCTGAAACATGCTACAACCAGGGGTTAGTTATGGCAGAAACCCATCAAGACAACAAGAGGAAGGCTACGGTCCTTCGCAAGCAACAAAGCATGAAGAAGCACCGACCCCGGACAAGGGAAGAAGCAAGCAAAACAAGTCCAGAAGAACTGgaaagcaaccaagtcatggtagtgGATAAGACACATTGAGTCCTAGACCGACCTTGTCCTACCATGCAAGCAACCGAAGAACCTGAAAAAGTAAACAACTATCTAAAGAAGAACTCTGAAGCCCAGATTCATCAAATGATTTCAAACAAAGAACAAGCAAAAATTGAAGCAGCAGTCGAAACAGAAGAAGTCGAAGTAGATAAAAGCAATTCAAGCAAAAAAGTGAGGATTGGGTCAGGACTCGAGGAGTCCTTCAAGGAGAGATTAGTATCCCTGCTCCGGGGGTATAAAGATGTTTTTTCCTGGAGTTCAAGGGACATGCCAGGACTacatgagtccatagcaatgcacagcttGGATGTTAACCCCAATAGGAAACCAGTAAAACAGAAGAGAAGAAACTTTGCTTCAGAGAGGCGAAGAGCAATTGATGAAGAAGTAGAAAAACTACTCAAGgcaggaatcatcaaagaaatcaaatatccggagtggctagctaatgtggtcatggttaagaagtccaacggcaaatggagaatgtgtgtagACTACACTGacctaaatgatgcatgcccgaaggacccgTATCCTCTTCCAAACATTGATCAACTGATAGATGCCACCTCAGGACATgtaatgctaagtttcatggatgcctTCTCCGGATACAACCAGATAAAGATGAACCCGAAGGACATCCCTAAGATAacattcataactcacagagcagtctaCGCTTATGTGATGCTACCCTTCGGCCTCACCAGCGCTGGATCCACTTACCAAAGAACtatgaacaagatattcaagtcccagatTGGGAGAAATTTAGAGtgctatgtcgatgacatgatttccaaatcaacaactataccagggcacgtggaagatctgaaggaatgctttgaaaatctaagaaagaaccaactcaagctaaacccggagaaatgcaccttcggagtaggagcaggcaagttcctaggattcatgatcagtaacagaggcatagaagccaatctggagaaaataaaagcaatctaggagatgaaagctcccaggaccgaaaaagatgtgcagaagctagcaggatcactaGCTGCACTCAAGAGATTTGTCTCAAAACTAGCAGAGAGGTGCCTACCCttctttgatttactcaaaggagcAACTAACAAGAAAGAGGTAAACTGGAATCCGGAGTGCCAGAAAGCATTCGAGGAAATCAAAAACTACCTCTCTCAGCCAACAGTCCTAACTAAAGCTAAGCCAGgagagcctctctacttatacttATCAGCGGGAGCACAATCCGTAGGATCTGCCCtaatcagggaagagaatggaaCACAGCAACCAGTCTACTATGTAAGCCAGGTCTTAAAAGATGCAGAAACAAGATACCCAAGATTGGAGAAGTTCGCCTTCGCTTTGGTTACAACCTCAAGGAAACTCAGGCACTACTTCCAAGGGAGGGAAATCAGGATAGTCACAAATCAACCACTAAGGAAGATAATCTACAAGCCAGATATCTCGGGAAGACTTGTTAATTGGGCTGTGGAATTGAGCCAGTTCAATCTAAGCTTCATTCCCAGGACTACAATCAAAGCTCAAGCTcttgcagatttcataatcgaatgTAACTTCCCGAAAGAAGACCAACAAACAATGGACACGGATCAGGAGCCAAAAAAGGATATTAGCCCGGGAGCCTTGACCTTAAAggtagatggttcttcaacaaccGAGAGGTCAGGAGCCGGACTCATTATCAGGAGCCCGGAAGGATTCAAGATCCAGACAGCTATATCCTTCAACTTCCCAGCAACAAACAATCAAACGGAATATGAGGCGTTGGTCGCAGGACTAAAGCTCTCCCGGACTCTAAGGATACAAGACTtgaaaatctacagcgactcccaaatagtggtcaagcaaacaaatggAGAATACATAGCAAAAGACCCTACTCTGGCGAAATACCAGGCACTGGTTCAGAGCTACTTAGCCTCAATCCCAAGCCACCAATTCATTCAGATATGCCGAGAAGAAAATAAAGAAGCGGATATCCTATCTAAATTAGTCTGGAATTCATCAGATCTGGACTGCTCAGTCTACTTCGAAGAACTCCACAAACCATCCATTGAATCTGGAGAGGTCTTGGAAATAGAAAGCACTCAAAATTGGATGACTCCATTCATAAACTACTTGGACAAAGGGGAGCTCCCAAAAGATAAAGGAAAAGCTCAAAGATTGAAAGCAAAACAGCCAAGTTCTTCCTCGAAAAAGGAGTACTCTACCGCAGGACCTTCTCATCTCCTATCCTGAAGTACATCggcccagaagaagcaaagtactgcTTGACAGAAGTGCATGAAGGAATATATGGAGACCACATGTCTGCAAaagccctagctcataagatcataagacaaggctactactggccaacaatTCATCAGGATGCAATAGAATTCGTCAAGAAGTGCAAGAAGTGCCAGCTCTTCAGCAATGTGTCCCGGATAAGCCCAGTCCTACCATCCTCAGTCCTGTCACCTATCCCCTTCGCTGTTTGGGgtattgatatcatgggacccttccctcgagcaaaaggagacctcaggtacctACTAGTCACTATCGATTACATGACAAAATGGGTTGAAGCAAAAGCAATGAGGACAATCAATCAGCAagactgcataaagtttatggacaatattctgatgaggttcgggataccACGAGTCCTAGTATCAAACAATGGGCCCCAATTCATTGGATCACAGTTCGAGTCCTACCTCCAGGAGCGCGGAATCAAGCACAAAAAATTATCAATAgcatatccccaaggaaatggccaagtagaagtaacgaatagaatcctgctccgaggtatcgagaaaagactcaaagaaagcaaatgtaagtggccagaagaactaccaagcgtactttggtcctacaggacaagcccaaggacaagcacaggagaaactccattcaaactagcCTATGGAACAGAAGCAATGCTGCCTATTGAAGTGGGCTCTCCTTCACACAGAGCAATAAACTTTAAAGAAGAAGCAAACGAAGAAGGACTCAAAACAAACATGGAACTAATTGATGAGGTCCGGAACCAAGCTGTACAAAGGATGGAAAAATATAAGGAGAAAACAAGAGAGCACTTCAGTAAGAAGTCAAGagtcaaaaactttcaagttggagacttagtccttcgagacactgaagcatcagatcccacaaacaccggaaagttaatgcccaaa is a genomic window containing:
- the LOC141714031 gene encoding uncharacterized protein LOC141714031, with amino-acid sequence MQATEEPEKVNNYLKKNSEAQIHQMISNKEQAKIEAAVETEEVEVDKSNSSKKVRIGSGLEESFKERLVSLLRGYKDVFSWSSRDMPGLHESIAMHSLDVNPNRKPVKQKRRNFASERRRAIDEEVEKLLKKLAGSLAALKRFVSKLAERCLPFFDLLKGATNKKEVNWNPECQKAFEEIKNYLSQPTVLTKAKPGEPLYLYLSAGAQSVGSALIREENGTQQPVYYVSQVLKDAETRYPRLEKFAFALVTTSRKLRHYFQGREIRIVTNQPLRKIIYKPDISGRLVNWAVELSQFNLSFIPRTTIKAQALADFIIECNFPKEDQQTMDTDQEPKKDISPGALTLKVDGSSTTERSGAGLIIRSPEGFKIQTAISFNFPATNNQTEYEALVAGLKLSRTLRIQDLKIYSDSQIVVKQTNGEYIAKDPTLAKYQALVQSYLASIPSHQFIQICREENKEADILSKLVWNSSDLDCSVYFEELHKPSIESGEVLEIESTQNWMTPFINYLDKGELPKDKGKAQRLKAKQPSSSSKKEYSTAGPSHLLS
- the LOC141714030 gene encoding uncharacterized protein LOC141714030 — its product is MQLEEEKLLTKSRSKRSRRDPTPELISDDEEEEKQKDLKDMIYELQRKVDRDSGVEIGETLTPFSHSLEAIPRQWNLKHYNFDSFDGLGDPEEHLNYFEQIAQIYYYNDLTKSRRFRANKTHEMHMCHLETIRQHDNESLSAYMRRFQEAINKVSNLDEREALSIFRRNLDPEHNERYIVELINKEPQSLAAAYSMAARFIKETDVLQAMRMTRNGGSRSKNTDDRPKGGYHQDKKFKQSNQSQERQANTVFQRLGPKQEANSDPGPVKQAREPKQEPDWTPLNMTREEILKEVKDKPFYYPPKPMQTPPESRPYNRQCDYQETHGHKTENCLSLKYFIEDQVKKGNMNKYLVRDNSRGEAQKKGKNVVNVVLGGSYSPPRNPDFGKEVLSIQSLPDLVISFSSKDYEGVNPHHNAALVVTLDIFDNEVRRMLINNGSSVNILFKHTVDRMQLGNVRLNECREDPLYGFGHNLVPIQGTLYLPVIFGSAPNQVTRVIKFYVISAPSSYNGIIGRSALTIMQAITSISHLKIKFPTPTGVREIKGDYGVAETCYNQGLVMAETHQDNKRKATVLRKQQSMKKHRPRTREEASKTSPEELESNQVMVVDKTH